The following proteins are co-located in the Camelina sativa cultivar DH55 chromosome 12, Cs, whole genome shotgun sequence genome:
- the LOC109127936 gene encoding LOW QUALITY PROTEIN: F-box protein At4g19940-like (The sequence of the model RefSeq protein was modified relative to this genomic sequence to represent the inferred CDS: inserted 3 bases in 2 codons) produces the protein MAFSFDKPAERRMKSHGRSPEIPFDLVIEILTRLPAKSLVKFKSVSKLWSSLICSRSFTNSFLRVTSSSPRLYMCLDFFENSHLKNILLSSSPSSDSDGTTSFHADQDLTIPAXRGYSYASNVFRGLLCFINGPSARIYNTTTRELVVLPDIEESSIIHEDHKIKRIMCHVGHVPVDNQYKVVCIAARQSDEVGGHRVLSEHWVFVLGGDGSSRWKKITCGCPPHLPLPQVLNINGLMHYLALLRMDXFFLVIFDINSEEINVLQLPEDIFRPDTGLIEYGVSVALLHYPNLQTEGVIELWVMEDEEKNMWGSKTLVLHPSQMHMVNSIDLRVQGTTRKGEVILASQEIILFDIQKNHLRTIEIKGTPNRHLTQFCDIVGWDDVEKFIYL, from the exons ATggctttttcttttgacaagcCGGCGGAGAGAAGAATGAAGAGCCACGGACGGTCGCCGGAGATTCCTTTTGATCTCGTGATAGAGATTCTCACGAGACTGCCGGCTAAATCGCTTGTGAAGTTCAAATCCGTCTCAAAGCTCTGGTCATCCTTGATTTGTTCCCGAAGTTTCACCAACAGTTTCCTAAGGGTTACATCATCCTCACCTCGTCTATACATGTGTTTGGACTTCTTTGAAAACAGCCAcctcaaaaatatattactatCATCGTCTCCTAGTTCTGACTCGGACGGTACTACTTCCTTCCACGCCGACCAAGATTTGACCATCCCAG CTAGAGGCTACTCCTACGCCTCTAACGTTTTTCGCGGCTTGCTATGCTTTATAAATGGGCCAAGTGCGCGAATATATAACACTACCACTAGGGAACTTGTAGTCTTACCCGACATAGAAGAATCCAGCATCATACATGAAGATCACAAGATTAAGAGGATCATGTGCCACGTGGGACACGTTCCTGTTGATAATCAATATAAAGTAGTTTGTATAGCTGCAAGACAAAGTGACGAAGTTGGAGGGCACAGGGTTCTGTCAGAGCATTGGGTCTTCGTACTAGGAGGAGATGGATCATCTCGATGGAAAAAGATAACATGCGGATGTCCACCACATCTTCCTTTACCACAGGTCTTGAATATCAATGGGCTTATGCATTACCTCGCTTTGCTTcgtatgga tttttttcttgtgattttCGATATTAATTCTGAAGAAATTAATGTGCTCCAATTACCTGAAGATATTTTTCGGCCTGATACTGGTCTTATAGAATACGGTGTAAGTGTAGCTCTTTTACATTATCCCAATCTTCAAACCGAAGGTGTGATAGAACTATGGGTtatggaagatgaagagaagaatatGTGGGGGAGTAAGACTTTGGTGTTGCATCCTTCTCAAATGCACATGGTCAATAGCATTGATCTGAGGGTCCAAGGTACTACACGAAAAGGCGAGGTTATCTTGGCATCCCAAGAAATAATTCTTTTCGACATACAGAAGAATCATTTGAGAACAATCGAAATCAAAGGAACACCAAACCGCCATCTTACCCAATTTTGTGATATCGTTGGGTGGGATGATGTTGAGAAATTCATCTATCTTTAA